A part of Lacinutrix sp. 5H-3-7-4 genomic DNA contains:
- a CDS encoding acyl-CoA desaturase — translation MTILIFIIILWYTGLFFQTFFLHRYAAHQTFTMSKITERVCFVLTWVFQGSNYLSAYGYGVMHRMHHAYADTENDPHSPKYDPNLFSMMWRTKNIYQDINKKRIAVANKFTKNVPQWKRFDQFASSRASRLTWAALYITFFALFATAWWQWLLLPVAFFMAPIHGVIINWFAHIYGYTNFKVKDTSKNLLPFDFLMMGESYHNNHHTHSGRANFGVKWHEIDFTYCIMVVLDKLKIIKLKKAAI, via the coding sequence ATGACTATTTTAATATTTATAATTATTCTGTGGTATACAGGTTTATTTTTTCAAACATTTTTTCTACACCGTTACGCAGCACATCAAACCTTTACAATGTCTAAAATTACAGAGCGTGTTTGCTTTGTATTAACATGGGTTTTCCAAGGAAGTAACTATTTAAGTGCTTATGGTTATGGTGTAATGCATAGAATGCATCACGCTTATGCAGATACAGAAAACGATCCACATTCACCAAAATACGATCCTAATTTGTTTTCTATGATGTGGCGAACAAAAAATATTTATCAAGACATAAATAAAAAACGTATTGCGGTTGCAAATAAATTTACCAAAAACGTACCACAATGGAAACGTTTTGACCAATTTGCAAGCTCACGAGCATCACGCTTAACATGGGCTGCGTTATATATTACTTTTTTTGCACTATTTGCTACGGCATGGTGGCAATGGTTATTATTGCCAGTAGCATTTTTTATGGCACCAATTCATGGTGTTATAATTAATTGGTTTGCACATATTTATGGTTATACAAATTTTAAAGTAAAAGATACTTCTAAAAACCTATTACCGTTCGATTTTTTAATGATGGGAGAAAGTTACCATAATAATCACCACACACATAGTGGTCGTGCTAATTTTGGAGTAAAATGGCACGAAATAGATTTTACATACTGTATAATGGTAGTTTTAGATAAGCTTAAAATTATAAAGCTTAAAAAAGCTGCTATTTAA
- a CDS encoding multidrug effflux MFS transporter has protein sequence MMQKQAPIKTEFIALMAALMSLVALTIDALLPALPEIGNSLGVTNPENNQLLITMIFLGIGCGQLVFGPLSDSFGRKPMVYIGFVIFAIASFICVTTESFEMMILGRILQGVGLSSPRTISIAMIRDTYSGDYMAKVLSIVVMFFILVPVIAPTFGQFLLNFSNWKAIFNVNLVIGVLIIFWFWKRQPETLAKHNTIKFSPRIFITGTKEFLKFKPAIAFTLASGFITGSFMVYLSTSQQIFQEQYGLGELFPYFFASTAISVGLSTFLNSRLVVRFGSFKLASVAAFAFFVISVLYVILFWQGINPPVAVLLGFLLVQFFAVGLLFGNLRSLAMEPLGHIAGIGAAINGFVSTVMAVPIANFIGSYVKTSVLPLFLGFMVFGLLTVLVFAYVRRINGVAKTV, from the coding sequence ATGATGCAAAAACAAGCGCCAATAAAAACCGAATTTATAGCATTAATGGCTGCATTAATGTCTTTAGTTGCTCTAACTATTGATGCCTTACTTCCTGCTTTACCAGAGATTGGTAATAGTCTAGGAGTTACAAATCCTGAAAATAACCAACTTTTAATTACCATGATTTTTCTTGGTATTGGTTGCGGTCAATTAGTTTTTGGTCCATTGTCTGATAGTTTTGGGAGAAAACCAATGGTTTACATAGGCTTTGTAATTTTTGCTATTGCAAGTTTTATTTGTGTAACTACAGAGAGTTTTGAAATGATGATTTTAGGACGCATACTGCAAGGTGTTGGTTTATCATCACCACGAACTATATCTATTGCAATGATTAGAGATACTTATAGTGGCGATTATATGGCAAAAGTACTATCTATAGTTGTTATGTTTTTTATTTTGGTTCCTGTAATTGCTCCTACTTTTGGTCAGTTTTTATTAAATTTCTCTAACTGGAAAGCTATTTTTAATGTTAATTTAGTAATTGGTGTTTTAATTATTTTTTGGTTTTGGAAACGCCAACCAGAAACCTTAGCTAAACATAATACCATTAAATTTTCTCCAAGAATATTTATTACAGGTACAAAAGAATTTTTAAAATTTAAGCCTGCAATTGCTTTTACTTTAGCATCTGGATTTATTACTGGTTCTTTTATGGTATATTTAAGTACCTCTCAACAAATTTTTCAAGAACAATATGGCTTAGGTGAATTATTCCCTTACTTTTTTGCAAGCACAGCTATTTCTGTTGGTTTATCTACATTTTTAAACAGTAGACTAGTTGTTAGGTTTGGATCTTTTAAACTTGCATCTGTGGCTGCATTTGCCTTTTTTGTAATTTCTGTACTATATGTGATTTTATTTTGGCAAGGTATAAATCCGCCTGTTGCAGTATTGCTAGGTTTTTTATTAGTACAATTTTTTGCTGTAGGTTTATTATTTGGAAACTTACGTTCTCTAGCCATGGAACCTTTAGGACATATTGCAGGAATTGGTGCTGCAATAAATGGTTTTGTTTCTACAGTTATGGCTGTACCAATTGCTAATTTTATTGGTAGTTATGTAAAAACTTCAGTATTACCTTTGTTTCTTGGCTTTATGGTTTTTGGTTTATTAACTGTACTTGTATTTGCTTATGTTAGGCGTATAAATGGTGTTGCAAAAACTGTTTAA
- a CDS encoding ABC transporter ATP-binding protein yields MRSYKTSENKNKAKPKVTMAQAFKTIIWPRRKLVFIGLILIVIKSLSGLILPWQSKVLLDEVVPSGDTSKLWVLIAIVIGAITVQAVTSFLLTKILSVQAQYLISELRAQVQKKVLSLPISFFDNTKSGALVSRIMTDVEGVRNLIGTGLVQLVGGTFTAVISLIILIKLNPWMTLFVFIPLSIFGVIALKAFKYIRPIFRSRGKINAEVTGRLTETLAGVRVIKAFNAEEQENSAFEKGVERLYKNVKKSLTATALMTSSSTFLIGVATTGIMGIGGYYMIQNEMTTGDFLFFTLVLGFMIAPIIQMSNIGSQLTEALAGLDRTEELMNMAAEEDDKNRTIELQEFKGEIEFSNVSFEYEDNKPVLHNIDFKAPSGSVIALVGSSGSGKSTIAGLSATFLNPKSGKITIDGKDLSKIKLNSFRQHLGVVLQDEFLFEGTIKENIMFPRPNATEVQLQAAVKAAYVNEFTDRFENGLETLIGERGVKLSGGQRQRIAIARAILADPKIIILDEATSNLDTESEALIQKSLAQLTKNRTTIVIAHRLSTIRKADQILVIENGKIAERGNHDELIASQGRYFDLYTYQAKI; encoded by the coding sequence ATGCGATCATATAAAACTTCAGAAAACAAAAATAAAGCCAAACCAAAAGTTACAATGGCTCAAGCTTTTAAAACTATAATTTGGCCAAGACGTAAGTTGGTGTTTATTGGTTTAATTTTAATAGTAATAAAAAGTTTATCTGGTTTAATATTACCATGGCAAAGTAAAGTACTGCTTGATGAGGTTGTACCAAGTGGCGATACTAGTAAACTATGGGTTTTAATAGCAATTGTAATAGGAGCAATAACAGTACAGGCGGTAACTTCGTTTTTATTAACAAAAATATTAAGTGTTCAAGCACAATATCTAATTAGTGAGTTACGCGCTCAAGTACAAAAAAAGGTATTATCGTTACCCATTAGTTTTTTCGATAATACTAAATCTGGTGCGTTAGTATCCAGAATCATGACAGATGTAGAAGGCGTTAGAAATTTAATAGGTACAGGTTTAGTACAATTAGTTGGTGGTACATTTACCGCTGTTATATCATTAATAATATTAATAAAACTAAATCCATGGATGACGCTTTTTGTGTTTATTCCATTATCAATTTTTGGAGTTATTGCTTTAAAAGCATTTAAATATATAAGACCAATTTTTAGATCAAGAGGAAAAATTAACGCCGAAGTAACAGGACGTTTAACCGAAACCCTAGCAGGTGTTCGTGTTATAAAAGCCTTTAATGCCGAAGAACAAGAAAATTCTGCTTTTGAAAAAGGTGTTGAGCGACTATATAAAAACGTAAAAAAGAGTTTAACAGCAACAGCTTTAATGACGAGTTCTTCAACCTTTTTAATAGGTGTTGCTACTACAGGTATTATGGGCATTGGTGGTTATTATATGATTCAAAATGAAATGACCACAGGTGATTTTCTATTTTTTACTCTAGTTTTAGGATTCATGATTGCACCAATAATACAAATGAGTAACATAGGAAGTCAATTAACCGAAGCTTTAGCAGGTTTAGATAGAACTGAAGAGCTAATGAATATGGCGGCCGAAGAAGACGATAAAAACCGAACCATAGAATTACAAGAATTTAAAGGCGAAATAGAGTTTAGTAACGTCTCGTTTGAATATGAAGATAATAAACCTGTATTGCATAATATAGATTTTAAAGCACCATCAGGATCTGTAATTGCATTAGTAGGAAGTTCTGGTTCAGGAAAATCTACAATAGCAGGATTATCGGCTACATTTTTAAATCCTAAATCTGGAAAAATTACTATAGACGGTAAGGATTTATCTAAAATAAAATTAAATAGTTTTAGACAACATTTAGGTGTAGTATTACAAGACGAATTTTTGTTTGAAGGTACAATTAAAGAAAACATTATGTTTCCAAGGCCAAACGCTACAGAAGTTCAATTACAAGCAGCAGTAAAAGCGGCTTATGTAAATGAGTTTACAGACCGTTTTGAAAATGGTTTAGAAACTTTAATAGGAGAAAGAGGCGTAAAACTTTCTGGAGGACAAAGACAGCGTATAGCCATTGCAAGAGCTATTTTAGCAGATCCTAAAATTATTATTTTAGACGAGGCAACCTCAAATTTAGATACAGAAAGTGAAGCTTTAATTCAAAAAAGTTTAGCACAGTTAACAAAAAATAGAACAACAATTGTTATTGCACATAGATTAAGTACAATTCGCAAAGCAGATCAAATTTTAGTTATTGAAAACGGAAAAATCGCAGAGCGTGGAAATCATGATGAGTTAATAGCATCACAAGGACGTTATTTTGATTTGTATACCTATCAAGCAAAGATTTAG
- a CDS encoding CsbD family protein, which yields MNEEQFKGKWKQIKGDFKQKYGKVTDDEYKEAEGNLDKLAGKIQEKYGKTKEEVKEEINNW from the coding sequence ATGAACGAAGAACAATTTAAAGGAAAGTGGAAACAGATAAAAGGTGATTTTAAACAAAAATATGGTAAAGTCACAGATGATGAATACAAAGAAGCCGAAGGAAATTTAGATAAATTGGCTGGTAAAATTCAAGAAAAGTATGGTAAAACTAAAGAAGAAGTAAAAGAAGAAATTAATAACTGGTAA
- a CDS encoding YceI family protein codes for MKKILTAILIFAAFTTTIMAQNKTINTADSKVVWKGYKVAGSHEGTINLKSGSLDFKDEVLTGGIFVMDMSTISTTDLKGDYKNQLDGHLKSDDFFGVNNYKTAKLVFNNVKVTGKNSYSVTGDLTIKDKTNPVTVIISVYGSKATATLKVDRTKFDVKYGSASFFDGLKDKAIYDEFDLVADLQF; via the coding sequence ATGAAGAAAATTTTAACAGCAATACTAATATTTGCAGCATTTACAACAACAATTATGGCACAAAACAAAACAATTAATACAGCAGACAGTAAGGTTGTATGGAAAGGTTATAAAGTAGCAGGATCTCATGAAGGTACAATTAATTTAAAATCGGGTAGTCTAGATTTTAAAGATGAGGTTTTAACTGGAGGAATATTTGTTATGGATATGAGCACTATTAGTACTACAGATTTAAAAGGTGATTATAAAAATCAATTAGATGGGCACTTAAAGTCTGACGACTTTTTTGGTGTAAATAATTATAAAACAGCAAAACTTGTTTTTAATAATGTTAAGGTAACAGGAAAGAACTCTTATAGTGTTACAGGAGATTTAACTATTAAAGATAAAACAAATCCCGTAACAGTAATAATATCTGTTTATGGAAGTAAAGCAACAGCAACGTTAAAAGTAGACAGAACAAAATTTGACGTAAAGTATGGTTCTGCAAGCTTTTTCGATGGTTTAAAGGATAAAGCTATATACGACGAATTTGATTTAGTAGCAGATTTACAATTTTAA
- a CDS encoding patatin-like phospholipase family protein translates to MINKQKIGLSLSGGGYRATIYHLGTFKKLKELNLLNKVDVISTNSGGSITGATYGLYEHDFETFERVIRNGVKQSVIKGVLTSWRILLTLFTFFASIVAVFYLLYTNHNWYALSLLIFVVVMMLLFQFQLLPISKLNERMYNRIFFKGKTLSALSSNIRFGINATNLETGRLFTFSNAYMGDSVYNYPDDEDKTKPIHFKAKKFPIARAVAASTAVPFVFTPVKIDKQFFSNPEDFNRVKPRLVDGGVYDNQGAHKLTQTKSAYGCNTVIISDAGNIMPFKNTYKNTLTLLIRTSDVFMNRIKNLQMVQYLYENHKTGKREIAYQSLGWNIEDSIKKFIDGVKEGTIMPHVLNHHNITEDDITSKNWKLIKQKLKLSIDYNSIIKDINTTEALEIARKVSTNLIPLKDNQIDALVKHASVLTEIQVKLYCVSLFK, encoded by the coding sequence ATGATAAACAAACAAAAAATAGGATTAAGCCTTTCTGGTGGTGGTTATCGGGCTACTATATATCATTTAGGAACTTTTAAAAAGTTAAAAGAATTAAACCTTTTAAATAAAGTTGATGTTATTTCTACTAATTCTGGAGGCTCTATTACTGGAGCTACTTATGGTCTATACGAGCACGATTTTGAGACTTTTGAACGTGTTATTAGAAATGGAGTAAAACAAAGTGTTATAAAAGGTGTATTAACATCATGGCGTATTTTACTTACGCTTTTTACCTTTTTTGCAAGTATCGTTGCTGTATTCTATTTGCTTTACACAAACCATAACTGGTATGCATTAAGCTTATTAATTTTTGTAGTAGTTATGATGCTTTTATTTCAGTTTCAGTTGTTACCTATTAGTAAATTAAACGAGCGCATGTACAATCGTATTTTTTTTAAAGGAAAAACCTTGTCTGCTTTATCTTCAAATATACGGTTTGGAATAAATGCTACAAATTTAGAAACTGGTCGTTTATTTACTTTTTCTAATGCCTATATGGGCGATTCGGTTTATAATTATCCAGATGATGAGGATAAAACTAAACCTATTCATTTTAAAGCAAAAAAATTTCCAATAGCTCGTGCTGTCGCGGCTTCTACCGCTGTACCATTTGTTTTTACACCTGTAAAAATAGACAAGCAGTTTTTTAGTAATCCCGAAGATTTTAATCGTGTAAAACCTCGATTAGTAGATGGTGGCGTTTACGATAATCAAGGTGCACATAAACTTACTCAAACAAAAAGTGCTTATGGTTGTAATACTGTAATTATTAGCGATGCTGGTAACATAATGCCTTTTAAAAACACTTATAAAAACACACTTACTTTACTTATAAGAACGAGTGATGTTTTTATGAATAGAATTAAAAACCTGCAAATGGTTCAATATTTATATGAAAACCATAAAACTGGCAAGCGCGAAATTGCTTATCAATCGCTTGGTTGGAATATTGAAGATTCTATAAAAAAGTTTATTGATGGCGTTAAAGAAGGCACAATTATGCCTCACGTTTTAAACCACCACAATATTACTGAAGATGATATTACTAGTAAAAACTGGAAACTAATTAAACAGAAATTAAAATTGAGTATAGATTATAACTCAATTATAAAAGATATTAATACTACCGAGGCACTAGAGATAGCAAGAAAAGTAAGCACCAACTTAATACCTTTAAAAGATAACCAAATTGATGCTCTTGTAAAACATGCATCTGTTTTAACCGAAATACAAGTAAAATTGTATTGTGTTAGTTTATTTAAATAG
- a CDS encoding Crp/Fnr family transcriptional regulator, with protein sequence MNVEPLLVYISEYVTLTEDEKTFLKSHLTSRKYLKGQYILQQGDVSKTECFIISGCTKMFFVDDDGQEHIINFSIKNWWTSDLGSFISQTPSNFNVQCLEDTEIIQFHFNTIEMLFEKIPKLERVFRKIIEKALVASQNRIVRNFSMSAKERYLVFKQSYPEIEQRIPQYMVASYLGITKEFLSKIKSQITLEN encoded by the coding sequence ATGAATGTAGAGCCACTTTTGGTTTATATTAGTGAATATGTAACCTTAACAGAAGATGAAAAAACTTTTTTAAAAAGTCATTTAACTTCAAGGAAATATTTAAAAGGACAGTATATTTTACAGCAAGGAGATGTAAGTAAAACCGAATGTTTTATAATTTCTGGTTGTACAAAAATGTTTTTTGTTGATGATGATGGACAGGAGCATATTATTAATTTTTCAATAAAAAACTGGTGGACATCAGATCTTGGTAGTTTTATTTCTCAAACACCTTCAAACTTTAATGTGCAATGTCTTGAAGATACAGAAATCATTCAATTTCATTTTAATACAATTGAAATGTTATTTGAAAAAATTCCAAAGTTAGAACGGGTTTTTCGAAAAATAATTGAAAAAGCACTTGTAGCTTCACAAAATAGAATTGTTAGAAATTTTAGTATGTCTGCTAAAGAAAGATACTTAGTTTTTAAGCAAAGTTATCCAGAAATAGAACAACGTATTCCACAATATATGGTAGCTTCTTATTTGGGTATAACTAAAGAGTTTTTAAGTAAAATTAAAAGTCAAATTACTTTAGAAAATTAA
- a CDS encoding Crp/Fnr family transcriptional regulator, producing the protein MKNIREYIEKTVAISDEDWQLFSSKLKNRVFKKKSTILDVGETENYISFIESGIARFLIPKEDKDKDITFGFCFKNEFVSAYDSFLTQKPSLYKLQALSDISMWSISYNDLQEVYEKSFAGNVIGRLSSERLFLIKSKREQSLLNHTAEERYLKLFTERPNLIKEIPLKYVASYIGVTAQALSRIRKRIS; encoded by the coding sequence ATGAAAAACATTAGAGAGTATATAGAAAAAACGGTAGCAATTTCAGATGAAGATTGGCAACTATTTTCATCAAAGTTAAAGAATAGAGTCTTTAAGAAAAAAAGTACTATTCTAGATGTTGGCGAGACAGAAAACTATATATCTTTTATAGAAAGTGGTATTGCAAGATTTTTAATTCCTAAAGAAGATAAAGATAAAGACATCACTTTTGGTTTCTGTTTTAAAAATGAATTTGTAAGTGCTTACGATTCTTTTTTAACCCAAAAACCTTCATTATATAAGTTACAAGCATTGTCTGATATTTCTATGTGGAGTATTTCGTATAACGATTTGCAAGAGGTTTACGAGAAGAGTTTTGCAGGAAATGTTATTGGTCGCCTATCTTCAGAGCGTTTATTTCTTATAAAATCTAAACGAGAACAATCCCTTTTAAATCACACAGCAGAAGAGCGTTACCTTAAATTATTTACAGAACGACCTAACTTAATTAAAGAAATACCTTTAAAGTATGTCGCTTCGTATATTGGCGTTACAGCGCAAGCTTTAAGTAGAATTAGAAAACGTATTTCTTAA